From the Mycoplasmatota bacterium genome, one window contains:
- a CDS encoding helix-turn-helix domain-containing protein: MSNRELISKVTDYVDINLLDDIHIEDLLSISNYKLSQFYIIFNHVTGQTPKEYIRNRRLSLSCYDLLFSKLSILDIAIKYKFSSQEAYTRAFSKLFNINPGKFRKSNITKGITKKNEGDKIMEYKFPSEKILSNVEKVGFCVEEGKMPENITFPSCLASVMRYLGEDFPKIPQTQSIPFIANYAYIHFLGVTGMAYSMLWRDGWHLDNVDYMFIENPLEIIKKAFDSIGYDYKVLVKDEDEASKQYYTQEIIKSINRNVPVLAFGVVGQSDCCIITGYDNMGDELIGWSFYQDDPKYNDDLNYTVEGYFQKSNWYDKTKSIIIVGEKNNHFNRSLVTKDILLWAIKVMETKSIYGRNSGINAIESWKDHLLNENYFTKVDDEILERMFLSHTLATLMFAESRYYGSLFLQSIASQDIKFENELTEASFYCNKIHNLVYKMWGICNIELSEDNKKIFKNQETREKFAEILDEAKQLDIKTLNIFKQIVK, from the coding sequence ATGAGTAATAGGGAGTTAATTAGTAAAGTAACAGATTATGTTGATATCAATTTACTAGATGATATTCATATAGAGGATTTATTATCTATTAGTAACTATAAATTATCACAATTTTATATAATTTTTAATCATGTGACTGGACAGACACCAAAAGAATATATAAGAAATAGACGATTATCATTATCTTGTTATGATCTATTATTTTCTAAGTTAAGTATATTGGATATTGCAATAAAATATAAGTTTTCATCTCAAGAGGCTTATACAAGAGCATTTTCAAAGTTATTCAATATTAATCCAGGGAAATTTAGAAAGAGTAATATAACTAAAGGGATAACTAAAAAAAATGAAGGGGATAAAATTATGGAATATAAATTTCCAAGTGAAAAAATTCTGAGTAATGTTGAGAAAGTAGGATTTTGCGTTGAAGAAGGGAAAATGCCTGAAAATATAACATTTCCAAGTTGTTTAGCCTCAGTTATGAGATACTTAGGTGAAGATTTTCCAAAGATACCACAAACACAAAGCATACCATTTATCGCAAATTATGCATACATACATTTTTTAGGTGTCACTGGTATGGCATATAGTATGCTTTGGAGAGATGGTTGGCACTTAGATAATGTTGATTACATGTTTATAGAAAACCCACTAGAAATTATCAAAAAAGCATTTGATTCTATCGGATATGATTATAAAGTTTTAGTAAAGGACGAGGATGAAGCATCTAAGCAATACTATACTCAAGAAATCATAAAATCTATTAATAGAAATGTCCCAGTTTTAGCCTTCGGAGTAGTAGGTCAAAGTGATTGTTGTATTATAACCGGCTACGATAATATGGGTGATGAGTTAATAGGTTGGAGTTTTTATCAGGATGATCCTAAATATAATGATGACTTAAATTACACTGTAGAAGGGTATTTTCAAAAGAGTAATTGGTATGATAAGACCAAAAGTATAATAATTGTTGGAGAAAAGAATAATCATTTTAATCGTTCATTAGTGACCAAAGATATCTTATTATGGGCTATAAAAGTAATGGAAACAAAATCAATTTATGGTAGAAATAGTGGGATAAATGCGATAGAATCTTGGAAAGATCATTTACTAAATGAGAACTATTTTACAAAAGTAGATGATGAAATCCTAGAAAGAATGTTTTTAAGCCATACACTTGCCACTTTAATGTTTGCAGAGAGCCGTTATTATGGTAGCTTATTTTTACAGAGTATTGCTTCTCAGGATATAAAATTTGAAAATGAATTAACTGAGGCATCTTTCTACTGTAATAAAATTCATAATCTAGTGTATAAAATGTGGGGTATCTGTAACATTGAGTTAAGTGAAGATAATAAAAAGATATTTAAAAATCAAGAGACACGAGAGAAATTTGCGGAAATCTTGGATGAAGCAAAACAACTAGATATAAAAACACTTAACATCTTTAAGCAAATAGTGAAGTAA
- a CDS encoding DDE-type integrase/transposase/recombinase: MVKIISVLSVFLKYLNKLLYKFILFLDSHIISTPSSKSSGTYYEPFRKFTVDGEPIIQKVEKLDYQELLNVYFLKYNKHLKPVTRRRPSKLDFKGNCPICGAPHDYIYENNIKSKQLLCKVCSHTFTLNNDFLEKIILKCPHCSKNLERIKDRNSYIIYKCRHKKCSFYLDKLKKLTPDQLKQFKKKPGKFKLHYIYRAFDINFDSLERDSMSNLNMKVDLANIRHSKHTLGLILTYYVNYGLSSRKTAAIMYDIHQVKISHQTVMNYANSVSTMIRPLLENYPYDLSSDLCGDETYVRVKGKKHYIFFFSDKIKKIITSYQVFSKRDTFSAVVSLYQTFKKYTELPKNLKVVVDGNPIYNVAWSYFKSMNINFDLFQVIGLTNNTKTDKDYRPFKQVTERLNRTFKDDYIQMNGFGNIKSANAYMVLFTTFFNFLRPHKSLGYNPPVKLEEFDDLPHTPSKWLSLIDMSYSYIN, from the coding sequence ATGGTTAAAATTATATCAGTTCTTTCAGTATTTTTAAAGTATTTAAACAAACTACTTTATAAATTTATTCTTTTTCTAGATTCACACATTATTTCTACACCTAGTTCTAAGTCATCTGGCACTTATTATGAACCTTTTAGGAAGTTCACTGTTGATGGTGAACCTATTATTCAGAAGGTTGAAAAGCTAGATTATCAAGAATTGCTTAATGTGTATTTTTTAAAGTACAATAAGCATCTCAAACCAGTTACTAGACGAAGGCCATCAAAACTTGATTTCAAAGGAAATTGCCCTATTTGTGGTGCTCCTCATGATTACATCTATGAAAATAATATTAAATCAAAACAGTTACTTTGTAAGGTATGTAGTCATACATTTACCTTGAATAATGATTTTCTTGAAAAGATTATTTTAAAATGTCCTCATTGTTCAAAGAACCTTGAAAGAATTAAAGACCGTAATAGTTATATTATTTATAAATGTAGACATAAGAAATGTTCCTTTTATTTAGATAAATTAAAGAAATTAACACCAGATCAATTAAAACAATTCAAAAAGAAACCAGGTAAATTTAAACTTCATTATATCTATCGTGCTTTCGATATTAACTTTGATTCCCTAGAACGTGACTCTATGTCTAATTTAAATATGAAGGTTGATTTAGCCAATATCAGACATTCTAAGCATACTCTAGGCTTAATCTTAACGTATTACGTTAACTACGGTTTGTCGAGTAGGAAAACTGCAGCTATCATGTATGATATTCACCAAGTTAAGATTTCCCATCAAACCGTGATGAATTATGCAAATAGTGTTTCTACAATGATTCGTCCCTTACTTGAAAATTACCCATATGATTTATCATCTGACCTTTGTGGGGATGAAACATATGTTAGGGTTAAGGGGAAGAAGCATTATATCTTCTTCTTCTCAGATAAAATTAAAAAGATTATTACTTCTTATCAAGTTTTTAGTAAACGTGATACTTTTTCAGCAGTCGTTTCACTATATCAAACATTCAAAAAATACACTGAACTACCTAAGAATTTGAAAGTAGTTGTGGATGGTAATCCTATTTACAACGTTGCATGGTCATACTTTAAAAGCATGAACATAAATTTCGATTTATTTCAAGTTATAGGACTCACTAATAACACGAAAACAGACAAGGATTACCGTCCATTTAAACAAGTAACTGAGCGTTTAAATAGAACTTTCAAAGACGATTATATCCAAATGAACGGATTTGGTAATATCAAGAGCGCTAATGCTTATATGGTCTTGTTTACAACGTTTTTTAACTTTCTAAGACCACATAAATCGTTAGGTTATAATCCGCCTGTTAAGTTAGAAGAATTTGATGATTTACCTCATACGCCAAGCAAATGGCTTTCTCTAATAGATATGAGTTACTCTTATATAAACTAA
- a CDS encoding ABC transporter ATP-binding protein: MKIFNQKINVIPFIIHNLLKKLYFLANAFFIKYLFDMTLNNKSNNLIQFSIYYLLVFIFINFLLSIINYLNNKNKMKKADNVKIYLHIKVLDLEDTTQGFNTVEITKRIDKDLDTIISTKIDINAEIIGSLLITLIYLYILYKINLLFLIVLLVSSLLFFISPLIFSNTFKSDYEKQTKIEETLEKTIKSSIDNFLIIKLYNLQKYYSMRYSISSKDVTKISFNNEKNDILNNVLLDTVNIFLKVILVMTSFYLFTKGKVPLTDALFLLFIANSLKNIISSMFKYISKLKSQIIAKSRIEELFHEKRDNLNNVDFIREIQFKDVSLFHQIKDKKICVSKNISFRISKKSVNLVHGDNGSGKSTLVSTLLGLNKSYSGNILLNGINLRQIDVRSLRRKIAYMPQESTLLNQTGYENIYAITNNEYNLDKMNYLMNELNLTDEILKMNINEISGGEKRKVELLSLLLKNYDVLILDEFENNLDLDTINNINKLLYKLDKIVIIISHRISNLDEFQNKILIGGMNEKNT; encoded by the coding sequence ATGAAAATTTTTAATCAAAAAATCAATGTGATCCCTTTTATTATTCATAATTTATTGAAAAAGCTTTATTTTCTCGCAAATGCATTTTTTATAAAATATCTTTTTGATATGACATTAAATAATAAAAGTAATAACTTAATACAATTTTCAATATATTATCTGTTAGTTTTTATTTTTATTAATTTTCTATTAAGCATAATTAATTATTTAAACAATAAAAATAAAATGAAAAAAGCAGACAATGTTAAAATATATTTACATATAAAAGTGCTTGATTTAGAAGATACAACCCAAGGGTTTAATACAGTTGAAATAACTAAAAGAATTGATAAAGATTTAGATACTATTATTAGTACTAAAATAGATATAAATGCTGAAATTATAGGTAGTTTATTAATAACCCTTATATATTTATATATTTTATATAAAATTAATTTATTATTCTTGATTGTATTGTTAGTTTCTTCTCTTTTATTTTTCATATCACCATTAATCTTTAGTAACACTTTTAAATCAGATTATGAAAAACAAACAAAAATTGAAGAAACTTTAGAAAAAACTATTAAATCAAGTATTGATAACTTTTTAATTATAAAATTATACAATTTACAGAAATATTACTCTATGAGATATTCTATTAGTTCAAAAGATGTTACCAAAATTAGTTTTAATAATGAAAAAAATGATATTTTAAACAATGTATTACTAGACACAGTTAATATTTTTCTTAAAGTTATATTAGTAATGACGAGCTTTTACTTATTTACCAAAGGAAAAGTACCTCTTACAGATGCATTATTTTTACTATTCATCGCAAATTCCTTAAAAAATATTATATCATCGATGTTTAAATATATTAGTAAATTAAAAAGTCAGATAATTGCTAAATCAAGGATAGAAGAGTTATTTCATGAAAAAAGAGATAATTTAAATAATGTAGATTTTATTAGAGAAATTCAGTTTAAAGATGTTAGTTTATTTCATCAAATAAAAGATAAAAAAATATGCGTTTCTAAAAATATTAGTTTTAGAATAAGTAAAAAATCAGTTAACCTAGTTCATGGTGATAATGGAAGTGGTAAATCTACTTTAGTATCTACTTTATTAGGACTAAATAAATCTTATTCTGGTAATATTCTTTTGAATGGTATTAATTTAAGACAAATAGATGTTAGGTCTTTGAGAAGGAAAATTGCTTATATGCCACAAGAATCAACTTTATTGAATCAAACAGGTTATGAAAATATTTATGCAATTACTAATAATGAATATAACTTAGATAAGATGAATTATCTTATGAATGAATTAAATCTAACTGATGAAATACTGAAAATGAATATTAATGAAATATCAGGCGGAGAAAAAAGAAAAGTTGAACTCCTTAGCTTGTTACTTAAAAATTATGATGTATTAATCTTAGATGAATTTGAAAACAATCTTGATCTTGATACAATTAATAATATTAATAAATTATTATATAAGTTAGATAAAATAGTTATCATAATATCTCATAGAATATCTAATTTAGATGAATTTCAAAATAAAATACTAATAGGAGGAATGAATGAAAAAAATACTTAG
- a CDS encoding ABC transporter ATP-binding protein yields MKKILRKEFRKKFLLAIFITVISELILELVNIKLIELISESIDNFFIHSNIDYSYFIKLGVVYLIFMLLIIPLSDLFGNLKLLKSGEEFYKYIFNTYLIQKYEYINSKDKGELYNNIDWHPISYTLGSFEIYTKTIIKFTTAIVIIVMLLTIHHVLFLVFFGITILLIVIPIITGKIKSRLFKENINLSNVAKEVSLETIELRDFIRINQLEKYQINRLKNVYYNYFKSKTKKMRFNILYGNFNSMVELFVHSMYFIIGAYCISKSIITVGIFITFYGLSIILKSTLKSLFSQYSSFIELKVVEEKLIELLGNIEVNKGIDVGRIKSIRCNNFNFGYTKDHVFLSNIKLDISEADKVLIQGSNGSGKSTLVKLLLKTHELERNSIYINDIDICDLNPYSLRKEIVYVPQKPLLLDATVYENIAIKCDDENRIIEYLNKFDILNKKDVMISENQSNLSGGEIQKISLIRALMLNPSVIIFDEIDNNLDKNSIDKLLNYINQLDCICILIMHKLKPRFINKVFSLGDPYPTQI; encoded by the coding sequence ATGAAAAAAATACTTAGAAAAGAATTTAGAAAAAAATTCTTACTTGCAATATTTATTACTGTAATTTCTGAATTAATTCTTGAATTAGTAAACATCAAATTAATTGAATTAATATCAGAAAGTATTGATAATTTTTTTATTCATTCTAATATAGATTATAGCTATTTTATAAAGTTAGGTGTAGTGTATTTAATTTTCATGTTATTAATAATTCCTCTCTCTGATTTATTTGGTAATTTAAAACTTCTAAAATCTGGAGAGGAGTTCTATAAATACATTTTTAACACCTATTTAATTCAAAAATATGAATATATTAATAGTAAAGATAAAGGGGAGTTGTATAATAACATTGATTGGCATCCTATTTCTTATACTTTAGGATCATTTGAAATATATACTAAAACAATAATAAAATTCACAACAGCAATAGTAATTATTGTGATGTTATTAACTATTCATCATGTATTATTCTTGGTTTTCTTTGGGATTACTATTTTACTAATTGTGATTCCTATTATTACTGGTAAAATAAAATCGAGATTATTTAAAGAAAATATTAATTTAAGTAATGTAGCAAAAGAGGTATCGCTTGAAACCATCGAATTAAGAGATTTTATAAGAATTAATCAACTTGAAAAATATCAAATTAATAGATTGAAAAATGTCTATTATAATTATTTCAAATCAAAAACAAAAAAAATGAGATTTAACATTTTATATGGAAATTTTAATTCAATGGTAGAATTATTTGTACATTCAATGTATTTTATAATTGGTGCATATTGTATTTCAAAATCAATTATAACGGTAGGAATTTTTATAACATTTTATGGATTATCAATTATTCTTAAGTCAACTTTAAAGAGTTTGTTTAGTCAATATTCAAGCTTCATTGAATTAAAAGTTGTTGAAGAAAAACTAATAGAACTACTCGGCAATATTGAAGTTAATAAAGGTATTGATGTTGGTCGAATAAAAAGTATTAGATGTAATAATTTTAACTTTGGCTATACGAAAGATCATGTTTTTTTGAGTAATATTAAATTAGATATAAGTGAGGCAGATAAAGTTTTAATTCAAGGTTCAAATGGAAGTGGTAAATCAACACTTGTCAAATTACTTCTAAAGACACATGAATTAGAGCGAAATAGTATTTATATAAATGATATCGATATTTGTGACTTGAATCCATATTCACTAAGAAAAGAGATTGTGTATGTACCACAAAAACCGTTATTGTTAGATGCGACTGTGTATGAGAATATCGCTATCAAATGTGATGATGAAAATAGAATTATAGAATACTTGAACAAATTTGATATTTTAAATAAAAAGGATGTTATGATATCTGAGAATCAAAGTAATCTTTCAGGTGGAGAAATTCAAAAAATATCCTTAATAAGAGCTTTAATGTTAAATCCTAGTGTTATAATTTTTGATGAAATTGACAATAATTTAGATAAAAATTCAATTGATAAATTACTTAATTATATCAACCAATTAGATTGTATTTGTATTTTAATAATGCATAAATTGAAACCTAGATTTATTAACAAAGTGTTTAGTTTAGGTGACCCGTATCCTACACAGATATAA
- a CDS encoding IS3 family transposase has translation MSKISIKEYIKEHRQELEQNPNVLKVGKILQYTPKFKIKAVEMRKQGYPMREIFELNKLPFNKDKNDMYVLKWIKQYDEQGKESFYKKNRGRNKNGKSGRPKKEIELSSDEKVLIQEKLIEVLRKENEELKKEYRLGKEVKQSGNEFKIKPTQDIFRYIHKIKDQVKISIELLCKYYEVSRSGYYKWVKTIPNRQKREEQDYADFVVIKKTWLKHNKKHGYLRINMDLKNDEGIVMNPKKIYRLMKKYGIRAEIRKVNPYLGIMQANKEHNYFENKLDRQFDVKEPDTVFVTDITYLIYGNQRYYLSVVKELCTREIVAWKLSRGLSLNLSLEIIDQLVKKYGKKKLKNTMIHSDQGVHYTNPSYVNKLKELNIIQSMSRRGNCLDNAKMETFFGHFKDECDYQQAKDFYELYKIVDNYMRYYNCKRYQWTLNKMAPTQYRNHLKAA, from the coding sequence ATGAGTAAAATAAGTATTAAAGAATATATTAAAGAACATCGTCAAGAATTGGAACAGAATCCTAATGTGCTTAAGGTAGGTAAGATACTTCAATATACCCCTAAATTTAAGATTAAGGCTGTAGAGATGAGAAAACAAGGATATCCAATGAGGGAAATATTCGAACTAAATAAACTACCATTTAATAAAGATAAAAATGATATGTATGTACTAAAGTGGATAAAGCAATATGATGAACAAGGAAAAGAATCCTTCTATAAGAAAAATAGAGGTCGTAATAAAAATGGCAAATCAGGACGACCAAAGAAAGAAATAGAATTATCTAGTGATGAAAAAGTACTGATCCAAGAGAAATTAATAGAAGTCCTAAGAAAAGAAAATGAAGAATTAAAAAAAGAATACAGGCTAGGAAAGGAAGTGAAACAAAGCGGAAATGAGTTTAAAATTAAGCCTACTCAAGATATTTTCCGTTATATACATAAAATAAAAGATCAAGTTAAAATATCCATTGAGTTATTATGTAAATATTATGAAGTATCTCGATCAGGTTATTATAAGTGGGTTAAAACAATACCTAATAGACAAAAAAGAGAAGAACAGGATTACGCTGATTTTGTAGTTATAAAAAAAACATGGTTAAAACATAATAAGAAGCATGGATACTTAAGAATAAATATGGATTTAAAAAACGATGAAGGCATTGTCATGAATCCTAAGAAGATTTATAGACTAATGAAGAAATATGGAATACGAGCTGAAATACGTAAGGTAAACCCTTATTTAGGGATTATGCAGGCAAATAAGGAACACAATTATTTTGAAAACAAATTAGATAGACAGTTTGATGTTAAAGAGCCAGATACTGTATTTGTGACCGACATAACTTATTTAATCTATGGTAACCAAAGATATTATTTATCTGTCGTTAAAGAGCTTTGTACGAGAGAAATAGTGGCTTGGAAGCTATCTAGAGGATTAAGTTTAAATTTATCACTTGAAATAATTGATCAACTTGTTAAAAAATACGGAAAGAAAAAGTTGAAAAACACCATGATTCATTCAGACCAAGGTGTTCATTATACAAATCCGTCATATGTAAATAAATTGAAAGAATTAAATATAATACAATCTATGTCTAGAAGAGGTAATTGCCTGGATAACGCTAAAATGGAAACATTCTTTGGTCATTTCAAAGATGAATGTGATTATCAACAGGCTAAAGACTTTTATGAGTTATATAAAATTGTTGATAACTATATGAGATATTATAACTGTAAGAGATATCAATGGACATTAAATAAGATGGCCCCTACTCAATATAGAAACCATCTTAAAGCAGCTTAA
- a CDS encoding ferritin, which produces MISEKLEKELNLQVNREIESAYIYQAMAAYANELDLPGAVNFFEVQAEEELFHAKKMMHFIMDRGGRAEITGFETPRKDYSSLLDVLENALIHERKVTGWINDIMDIAISEKDHAARSFLNWYVDEQVEEEAQFEELIAKVKKLDVVGLYLIDQEMAARTFTPPQQA; this is translated from the coding sequence ATGATTAGTGAAAAATTAGAAAAAGAGTTAAATTTACAAGTTAATCGTGAGATAGAATCAGCTTATATTTATCAAGCGATGGCTGCATATGCAAATGAGTTGGATTTACCTGGAGCTGTAAACTTCTTTGAAGTACAAGCTGAAGAGGAATTATTCCATGCTAAAAAAATGATGCACTTTATTATGGACCGTGGTGGAAGAGCTGAAATTACTGGATTTGAAACACCTAGAAAGGATTACTCATCTTTACTAGATGTATTAGAGAATGCATTAATTCATGAAAGAAAAGTAACTGGATGGATTAATGATATTATGGATATCGCGATTTCCGAAAAAGATCATGCTGCACGTTCATTTTTAAATTGGTATGTGGATGAACAAGTAGAAGAAGAAGCACAATTTGAAGAATTAATTGCGAAAGTAAAGAAATTAGATGTGGTTGGATTATATTTAATTGATCAAGAAATGGCAGCAAGAACTTTTACACCACCACAACAAGCTTAA
- a CDS encoding SAM-dependent methyltransferase produces the protein MRSSNKTNNYDNIIKYQYFLNYSDNLKDLCDIEMKSIFGFIPKNKYFTTSNYIDPSRSVFIKGCIVILYLENSLEALERAVKKDQLFYEDYKIRFIKTDDKVKYEDSLKALRTIGFAIEGNFALHNPKIKLALTKINNQWIFGHYIKNDSTWIERKQKPFNYSYALDIVIAKTLINIAISNNFNLNLVDPCCGIGTVIIEGRYMGVNIKGFDLNPVVVNKCNENLKFFGFKDDVKKKNICDITDTYDVAIVDLPYGKFSKTSLSEQSLIIEKTKKIARKAIIISMDDMSELITSSGFTIIEKCFVQKRDKFSRYITICY, from the coding sequence ATGAGAAGTTCAAATAAAACAAATAACTATGATAATATAATCAAATACCAATATTTTTTAAATTATTCTGATAATCTTAAAGATCTATGTGATATAGAAATGAAGTCTATCTTTGGATTTATACCAAAGAATAAATACTTTACAACCTCAAATTATATTGATCCATCAAGAAGTGTTTTCATAAAAGGTTGCATAGTTATCCTATATCTAGAAAATAGTTTAGAAGCCTTAGAAAGAGCAGTAAAAAAAGATCAATTATTTTATGAAGATTATAAAATTCGATTTATAAAAACAGATGATAAAGTAAAATACGAAGATAGCTTAAAAGCATTAAGAACAATTGGGTTTGCGATTGAGGGTAATTTTGCACTTCACAATCCTAAAATTAAATTAGCATTAACAAAAATAAACAATCAATGGATCTTTGGTCATTATATAAAAAATGATAGTACTTGGATAGAACGAAAACAAAAACCATTTAACTACTCATATGCGCTTGATATTGTAATAGCGAAAACACTTATTAACATCGCAATTAGTAACAACTTTAATTTAAATTTAGTTGATCCTTGTTGTGGTATTGGTACTGTAATCATTGAAGGACGCTATATGGGTGTAAATATTAAGGGATTTGATTTAAATCCAGTTGTTGTTAATAAGTGTAATGAAAATCTTAAATTCTTTGGATTTAAAGATGATGTAAAAAAGAAAAATATATGCGATATAACTGATACTTATGATGTAGCTATTGTTGATTTACCATATGGTAAATTCTCTAAAACATCATTAAGTGAGCAATCATTAATCATTGAAAAAACAAAAAAAATTGCTAGAAAAGCAATTATTATTTCAATGGATGATATGAGTGAATTAATTACTTCAAGTGGTTTTACCATTATTGAAAAATGTTTTGTACAAAAAAGAGATAAATTTAGTCGATATATCACAATTTGTTACTAG
- a CDS encoding ATP-binding protein has translation MYELEDLYEELKNSDNKSEIYYEIALIYINKGLFQKGLFELNNCLKYDSKGVFKRNIIDLIDYIIPFLPEKVSGSKRQEEIDRSITFKDVGGLEEVKKAVEMKIIKPFKNPELFKKYKKKSGGGVLLYGPPGCGKTFIARATAGECGAHFINVFISDILDPYIGVSEKNIKEVFDNARANKPCVLFFDEIDSLGHKRSNLRGSNVRTTIDEFLTQLEGFNTDNDGILIISATNTPWDVDDAFLRPGRFDKMIFVTPPDLAARMEIFKIKTTDLTIDDVNYLTLAEMTELYSGADIQNVVELASEYVINEVFETENERNLNINDFIKAISTTHPTTLEWIKTVKNIMRFSRRSLYEEVRNYIKRNKL, from the coding sequence ATGTATGAATTAGAAGATTTATATGAAGAATTAAAGAATAGTGACAATAAAAGTGAAATCTACTATGAAATAGCCCTAATTTATATTAATAAAGGATTATTTCAAAAAGGATTATTTGAACTAAATAATTGCCTTAAATATGATAGTAAGGGAGTATTTAAGCGAAATATTATCGACTTAATTGATTATATTATTCCATTTTTACCAGAAAAAGTTAGTGGATCAAAAAGACAAGAAGAAATAGATCGAAGTATCACCTTTAAAGATGTTGGTGGGCTTGAAGAAGTAAAAAAAGCTGTTGAGATGAAGATAATCAAACCGTTTAAAAACCCAGAATTGTTTAAGAAATATAAAAAGAAATCAGGTGGAGGAGTACTGTTATATGGACCTCCGGGATGCGGAAAAACATTTATTGCTCGTGCAACAGCTGGTGAGTGTGGTGCTCATTTTATAAATGTTTTTATCTCAGATATTTTAGATCCTTATATTGGTGTTAGTGAAAAAAACATTAAAGAAGTATTTGATAATGCTCGTGCAAATAAACCATGTGTTCTCTTTTTTGATGAGATAGACAGTTTAGGTCATAAAAGATCTAATTTACGCGGTAGTAATGTTAGAACAACAATTGATGAATTTTTAACACAGCTTGAAGGATTTAATACGGATAATGATGGAATATTGATAATATCAGCGACTAATACACCTTGGGATGTGGATGATGCTTTTCTAAGACCTGGGCGTTTTGATAAAATGATTTTTGTAACCCCCCCTGATTTAGCAGCTAGAATGGAAATATTTAAAATTAAAACAACTGATCTAACGATTGACGATGTTAATTATTTAACCCTTGCGGAAATGACAGAACTTTATTCAGGAGCGGATATTCAAAATGTTGTTGAGCTTGCAAGTGAATATGTAATAAATGAAGTATTTGAAACAGAAAATGAACGAAATCTTAATATAAATGATTTTATTAAAGCAATTTCAACTACTCACCCGACTACACTCGAGTGGATTAAAACAGTTAAAAACATCATGAGATTTTCAAGACGATCATTATATGAAGAAGTAAGAAATTATATCAAAAGGAATAAATTATGA
- a CDS encoding O-acetyl-ADP-ribose deacetylase codes for MTNITIFKGDITKIKVDAIVNAANSSLLGGGGVDGAIHKAGGKKILEECMLIRNKKGSCKTGEAVITTAGRLEAKYVIHTVGPVWNGGNNNEQLLLKNCYLISLKLAVDNGVKSIAFPNISTGIYKFPKQLAAKIAIKTIQDFVETDVNINEIILVCYDEENYKIYLNIIEDNELINIS; via the coding sequence ATGACAAATATAACTATTTTTAAGGGCGATATAACAAAAATAAAAGTTGATGCCATAGTAAATGCTGCTAATAGTAGTTTGCTTGGTGGAGGAGGTGTAGATGGAGCTATTCATAAAGCTGGAGGAAAGAAAATATTAGAGGAGTGTATGTTAATCAGGAATAAAAAGGGCAGTTGTAAGACTGGAGAAGCAGTGATTACAACCGCTGGACGATTAGAGGCAAAATATGTAATTCATACTGTTGGTCCAGTTTGGAATGGTGGTAATAATAATGAACAGTTATTATTAAAAAACTGTTACTTAATTTCTCTTAAGTTAGCAGTAGATAATGGTGTAAAGTCAATTGCTTTTCCTAATATAAGCACTGGAATATATAAATTTCCTAAACAGTTAGCAGCGAAAATCGCAATTAAAACTATACAAGATTTTGTTGAAACAGATGTAAATATAAACGAAATAATTTTAGTTTGCTATGATGAAGAGAATTATAAAATATATTTGAACATAATAGAAGACAATGAGTTGATAAATATCAGTTGA